CTGCTCATGGCTTTGGGGAACCTACGGGGAGTTAAGGAATCTTCCAAAGTGTTTGGTATACCAACCTATGCATTTATTTTATCCATCTTGACTCTGATTATAGCAGGTGTAGTTAAAACTGCTCATGGGACGGGAGGTATTATTCCGCCTAGTCCTGTGAATTCTAATGTTAGTTTTGGAACCCATGCCATTTCTTTATTTTTAATTATGAAGGCTTTTTCTTCAGGATGTGCTGCTGTTACTGGAGTTGAAGCCATTTGTGATGCAGTGCCAAATTTTAAAGCACCAGCCCAAAGAAATGCAAAATTTGCCTATATATTATTAGCTTCAGCAGTACTAATAACCTTTGGCGGAGTTGCCTATTTAGCTACACTTTACCATGCGGTGCCTAACCCTAAGCAAACAGTAATTGCGCAAATTGCACTGGATGTTTTCGGCCATAACTTTATGTTCTATATTATTCAAGCTACTACGGCGGTAATTTTAGCTATGGCAGCCAATACCGCTTATGCGGGATTTCCAACTCTGCTTTCAATTATTGCCCAAGACGGCTATGCACCTCGGCAATTTGCCAGCAGAGGTCATCGTTTGAATTATTCCAATGGGATTCTACTGCTAACCATAGCAGCCGGACTGTTGATTATAGTGTTTCAAAGTGATACCCATTTATTAATACCCTTATATGCCATTGGAGTTTTTGCTTCCTTTACCTTGGCCCAAGCCGGCATGTTTGTAAGGTGGCTCCGCATTAAACCCCAAGGATGGCATTACAAAGCTTTTGTCAATGGACTAGGCTGTTTGGTTTCTTTGATTACAGTAATAATTATTGGTATTACCAAATTTATGAGCGGTGCCTGGATAGTTTTTATAGTTATTCCCTTACTGGTGTTTGTGATGTTAAAAATACGAAACCATTATAAAATAGTATCTAAACAGTTGGACATTCCCAATGAAACTCTTAGTCAATTAAAATTAAGCCCAAAAGCAGCACCACATGTAATTGTGCCAATCGACAGTTTGAACAAAATGGTAATTAAATCATTGCGCTATGCTCAAAGCATATCTACCAATGTAGAGGCCTTTCATGTAGAGCTTTATGAGGGTGAAGCTAAAAAACTTAGAAGCAAGTGGGATCTGCTGAACACGGATATTCCTTTGGTTATTAAACAATCCCCTTATCGTGAAGTAATTAGAACTTTAGTTAAATATTTAGATTCAGATGAACATTCTTCAAAACCAGGAGATATGATTACCGTACTTTTACCTCAATTCCTTGTATCGAAGCCTTGGCAAATGATGTTACATAATAATACTAGTATCTTTATTACAAGTGCTTTGCTGAAAGAAAGAAATATAGTAGTATCGGTTTTACCTTTTTATATTGAGGAGGAACCTGAATTAACAAAAAAACCAAATGGGAAAAAAACTAGTGAGAAGTAATTAGAGACATCTAAATAGCTAAAAACGCTCTACATTCGTAGGGCGTTTAATTATATTAGCTTCAATTTAGGCTAGTTCTTAATTCAAATTTTATTTTTTTCTTCGCGCAGAAGTAAGTTTTTCATTTGGACCAGTACGAAGTCACTTATTCCT
This genomic window from Bacillota bacterium LX-D contains:
- a CDS encoding APC family permease, translated to MYQNFKRWLLGEKLASNQLSQEKFNVFWGLPVLASDAISSVAYAVEEILWVFVPVIGLASYLWLPKVAIGIIALLIILTISYRQIVDAYPSGGGAYIVAKENLRTEFGLIVGAALSIDYILTVAVSISAGTAAITSALPFLYSHKIAIAIFIMLLMALGNLRGVKESSKVFGIPTYAFILSILTLIIAGVVKTAHGTGGIIPPSPVNSNVSFGTHAISLFLIMKAFSSGCAAVTGVEAICDAVPNFKAPAQRNAKFAYILLASAVLITFGGVAYLATLYHAVPNPKQTVIAQIALDVFGHNFMFYIIQATTAVILAMAANTAYAGFPTLLSIIAQDGYAPRQFASRGHRLNYSNGILLLTIAAGLLIIVFQSDTHLLIPLYAIGVFASFTLAQAGMFVRWLRIKPQGWHYKAFVNGLGCLVSLITVIIIGITKFMSGAWIVFIVIPLLVFVMLKIRNHYKIVSKQLDIPNETLSQLKLSPKAAPHVIVPIDSLNKMVIKSLRYAQSISTNVEAFHVELYEGEAKKLRSKWDLLNTDIPLVIKQSPYREVIRTLVKYLDSDEHSSKPGDMITVLLPQFLVSKPWQMMLHNNTSIFITSALLKERNIVVSVLPFYIEEEPELTKKPNGKKTSEK